Proteins from a genomic interval of Dama dama isolate Ldn47 chromosome 1, ASM3311817v1, whole genome shotgun sequence:
- the LOC133040170 gene encoding olfactory receptor 5B2-like, with protein sequence MENSTEVTDFILVGLTNAPEVQIPLFTVFTLIYHISVFGNLGMTTLILLDSHLHTPVYFFIINLSLVDFGYSSAVTPKVMAGFLRGDKVISYNACATQIFFFAAFASVENFLLASVAYDRHAAVCEPLHYTTTMKTSVCACLAIGSYICGFVNASIHVGGTFSPSLCKSNVVRQFFWDIPAVTALSCSDKHVSEVVLVLISSFNVFFALLVIFISYLLIFITILKMHLAKGNQKALSTCASHLSAVSIFYGTIIFMYLQPSSNHSMDTDKVASVFYAMVIPMLNPIVYSLRNKEVKRAFKKVWGKAKFSLGFAFNVVLCIIM encoded by the coding sequence ATGGAGAATAGTACAGAGGTGACGGATTTCATCCTGGTGGGGCTAACCAATGCTCCAGAAGTTCAGATTCCCCTCTTTACTGTGTTCACCCTCATTTACCACATCAGTGTTTTTGGAAACCTGGGGATGACCACGTTGATCCTGCTGGACTCCCATCTACACACCCCAGTGTACTTTTTCATCATTAATCTGTCTTTGGTGGACTTTGGCTACTCCTCAGCTGTCACACCAAAAGTGATGGCTGGGTTTCTTAGAGGAGACAAAGTCATCTCATACAATGCCTGTGCTACTCAGATATTCTTTTTCGCAGCCTTTGCCAGTGTGGAAAATTTCCTCTTAGCTTCAGTGGCCTATGATCGCCATGCAGCAGTGTGTGAACCCCTACATTACACCACCACCATGAAAACGAGTGTGTGTGCCTGTCTGGCCATAGGCTCCTACATCTGTGGTTTCGTGAATGCCTCCATCCATGTTGGGGGCACGTTCAGCCCTTCTCTGTGTAAGTCCAACGTGGTCCGTCAGTTCTTCTGGGATATTCCAGCTGTCACGGCTCTCTCTTGCTCTGATAAACACGTTAGCGAGGTGGTTCTCGTTTTAATTTCAAGCTTTAATGTCTTTTTTGCTCTTCTGGTAATATTTATTTCCTATCTTCTCATATTTATCACTATCTTGAAGATGCACTTGGCTAAGGGAAACCAAAAAGCTTTGTCCACCTGTGCTAGTCACCTCTCAGCAGTCTCTATCTTCTATGGGACAATCATCTTCATGTACTTACAGCCCAGCTCCAATCATTCCATGGACACAGACAAAGTGGCCTCTGTGTTCTATGCTATGGTCATCCCCATGCTGAACCCTATAgtctacagcctgaggaacaaAGAGGTGAAAAGAGCATTCAAGAAGGTTTGGGGGAAGGCAAAATTCTCGTTAGGATTTGCATTTAATGTTGTACTATGTATAATAatgtag